A stretch of the Aegilops tauschii subsp. strangulata cultivar AL8/78 chromosome 4, Aet v6.0, whole genome shotgun sequence genome encodes the following:
- the LOC141022084 gene encoding uncharacterized protein gives MDTNPLATPDTSDDDASAPAANAPPPSALAHAPPASAPLSTAPPAPLLAPGAFPSTVLQTIDIRHHVPVTLDLHAGNYAQWRGFFLTIVGMFGVRDHLVAPAAPRRRDPEWVMVDHCVVHWLYSTVSPELLDAVMQPDDTADVLWAAIEGIFRDNNLSRAVYLDAEYHAVVQGDLTVMQYCTRLKSFADQLRDLGQPVSEPQQLFNMLRGLGRQYHTAIPHLTSRVPLPTFLEARSFLLLEEHRAEQAARQQSAHALIAARPPDIRTRLVILRCDSTGDLYPVCCNPAVPRASYFAGVASAELWHSRLGHPGKEVLRRALGQFEFTCAPSTPHSCSACRLGKNTRLPFAVSTSTSYFPFQLLHLDVWTSPVVSISGFEYYLVIIDSCTHYVWTFPLRNKSDVICVLTAFYAYVHTQFERPILTLQTDNGREFDNLAVRSLLCRHGTVLRLSCPYTTNKTGLPSVLSAL, from the exons ATGGACACCAATCCCCTAGCCACCCCTGACACCTCTGACGACGATGCGTCCGCTCCGGCCGCGAACGCGCCTCCGCCCTCTGCTCTGGCGCACGCCCCGCCCGCGAGCGCGCCTCTGTCCACCGCGCCCCCGGCGCCGCTGCTCGCGCCTGGCGCTTTTCCGTCTACGGTCCTGCAGACCATCGACATCCGGCACCACGTTCCGGTCACCCTCGACCTTCATGCCGGCAACTACGCCCAATGGCGCGGCTTCTTCCTCACCATTGTCGGCATGTTCGGCGTGCGCGACCACCTCGTCGCTCCTGCCGCCCCTCGCCGTCGTGATCCCGAATGGGTCATGGTCGACCACTGCGTCGTTCATTGGCTCTACTCCACCGTCTCTCCCGAGCTGCTCGACGCCGTGATGCAGCCCGACGACACTGCCGACGTGCTCTGGGCTGCGATCGAGGGCATCTTCCGCGACAACAACCTCTCCCGGGCGGTGTATCTCGATGCCGAGTACCACGCTGTGGTGCAGGGCGATCTCACGGTGATGCAGTACTGCACTCGCCTTAAGTCCTTCGCCGATCAACTTCGCGACCTCGGCCAGCCTGTCTCCGAGCCGCAGCAACTGTTCAACATGCTGCGCGGGCTCGGGCGCCAGTACCACACCGCGATCCCCCACCTCACCTCGCGTGTCCCCCTGCCCACTTTTCTCGAGGCCCgctccttcctcctcctcgaAGAACATCGTGCCGAGCAGGCGGCTCGTCAGCAATCCGCCCATGCTCTCATCGCGGCGCGCCCGCCG GATATCCGCACCCGCCTGGTGATCCTTCGGTGTGACTCGACCGGCGACCTGTACCCAGTGTGCTGCAACCCCGCCGTCCCGCGCGCTAGCTACTTCGCCGGCGTCGCGTCTGCTGAGTTGTGGCATAGCCGTCTTGGGCATCCCGGCAAGGAGGTGCTCCGTCGTGCTCTGGGCCAGTTCGAGTTCACCTGCGCGCCTTCCACTCCGCACTCCTGCTCGGCGTGTCGCCTCGGCAAGAACACACGCCTGCCGTTCGCTGTCTCCACGTCCACTAGCTATTTCCCGTTTCAGCTATTACACTTAGATGTTTGGACTTCTCCAGTTGTTAGCATTTCTGGTTTCGAATACTACCTCGTTATCATTGATAGTTGTACGCACTATGTATGGACATTTCCTCTTCGAAACAAGTCTGATGTGATTTGTGTGCTCACTGCTTTCTACGCCTATGTTCACACTCAATTTGAGCGTCCTATCCTGACTTTGCAAACCGATAATGGCCGCGAGTTTGACAACCTCGCCGTTCGCTCCCTTCTCTGTCGCCACGGTACAGTCCTTCGCCTGTCATGCCCCTACACGACCAACAAAACGGGGTTGCCGAGCGTGCTCTCCGCACTCTGA